A single region of the Neisseriaceae bacterium genome encodes:
- a CDS encoding DUF1049 domain-containing protein → MKIIKFTVLFALFIVLFIISYANTQTVNFQVPFNHSYELPLILLLFICFVIGAFLGVLSILSRILYLRKQLTGLKKELKNSREIVSKLMDTQPTTVVVKENIILEENN, encoded by the coding sequence ATGAAAATAATCAAATTCACAGTACTATTCGCTTTATTTATAGTATTGTTTATCATTTCATACGCCAATACTCAAACTGTCAATTTTCAAGTTCCATTTAACCACTCCTATGAGTTACCTTTAATTTTATTGTTATTCATTTGTTTTGTTATTGGTGCCTTCTTAGGAGTTCTATCAATCTTATCCAGAATTTTATATCTAAGGAAACAATTAACTGGTCTTAAAAAAGAGTTAAAAAATTCTCGAGAGATCGTTTCAAAATTGATGGATACACAACCAACAACAGTAGTGGTAAAAGAAAATATAATACTAGAAGAAAATAACTAA
- the trkA gene encoding Trk system potassium transporter TrkA, producing the protein MKILILGGGTVGETVAYNLANYSNYEITVIDKNEASLQKLSQSLDIQTILGSVSSPTVLKNAGAQDTELLIAVTGEDDTNLVSSKMAKEIFNIPNIIARIRQSEIVEYHFKSVLNGNETQMTPLDLFGVNESICPEQIVTDQLFQLLLIPGALQVINFAEGLGENLEVQMIVTKVENSCPLVGKQFSDFVDIISQEINFKICAIYRNEALIIPTPKTKIISGDEVYFITLKEYVKDLMKIFRPDETENKKVMIAGGGNIGYRLAQTTEPYFQTKIIEKNESRAEFLAENLDTSLVFRGSVTDENILIDENVKEIDMFFALTNDDEDNIMSSLIAKKLGAKRVATIINRSIYVDILVGHTIDIVISPHLTTIGSILSHIRRGDVVTVHPMRRGEAEILEVIIHGDKKNSKIIGRKPSQISWPYGIDVAAIISNGEFITDHKHDLKESDHIIFFVFRRQAVPELEKLLQVKWKFF; encoded by the coding sequence ATGAAAATATTAATTTTAGGTGGTGGAACTGTTGGTGAAACAGTTGCTTATAATTTAGCCAATTATTCTAATTATGAAATTACAGTCATTGATAAAAATGAAGCTTCACTTCAAAAATTAAGTCAAAGTCTGGATATTCAAACCATCCTAGGGAGTGTTTCTTCTCCAACAGTTTTGAAGAACGCAGGGGCTCAAGATACCGAACTTCTGATCGCTGTCACAGGAGAGGATGACACCAATTTAGTTTCTAGTAAAATGGCCAAAGAAATTTTTAATATCCCTAACATTATCGCACGCATTCGCCAAAGTGAAATTGTAGAATATCATTTTAAATCAGTACTTAATGGGAATGAAACCCAAATGACACCATTGGATTTGTTTGGCGTTAATGAATCTATTTGCCCTGAACAAATTGTAACTGACCAACTATTTCAACTACTATTAATTCCAGGTGCACTGCAAGTTATTAATTTTGCCGAAGGTCTAGGAGAAAATCTAGAAGTTCAAATGATTGTTACTAAAGTAGAAAATAGTTGCCCATTAGTCGGTAAACAATTTTCAGACTTTGTTGATATTATTTCTCAAGAAATTAATTTTAAAATTTGTGCTATTTATCGGAATGAAGCATTAATTATTCCTACCCCAAAAACAAAAATTATTTCAGGAGACGAAGTCTATTTCATCACACTTAAAGAATATGTAAAAGATTTAATGAAAATTTTCAGACCAGATGAAACTGAAAATAAAAAAGTAATGATTGCTGGTGGTGGTAATATTGGCTATCGACTAGCCCAAACGACAGAACCTTATTTTCAAACCAAAATCATTGAAAAGAATGAATCTAGAGCAGAATTTCTAGCAGAAAACTTAGATACCTCACTTGTATTTCGCGGTTCTGTAACTGATGAAAACATATTAATCGATGAAAATGTTAAAGAAATTGATATGTTTTTTGCATTGACTAATGATGACGAAGACAACATTATGTCTAGCCTTATTGCTAAAAAATTAGGTGCTAAACGAGTCGCTACCATTATTAATCGTTCTATTTATGTCGATATTTTAGTTGGCCATACAATTGATATTGTTATATCACCTCACTTAACTACTATTGGCTCTATATTATCTCATATCCGCAGAGGAGATGTTGTTACTGTTCATCCAATGCGTCGCGGCGAAGCAGAAATACTAGAAGTTATTATTCATGGGGATAAAAAGAATTCTAAGATTATTGGTCGTAAACCGTCACAAATTAGCTGGCCTTATGGTATTGATGTAGCTGCGATTATCAGTAACGGCGAATTTATTACAGATCACAAACATGACTTAAAAGAAAGTGACCATATTATATTTTTTGTATTTAGAAGGCAGGCTGTACCAGAATTAGAGAAACTCCTGCAAGTCAAATGGAAGTTTTTCTAA
- the pyrF gene encoding orotidine-5'-phosphate decarboxylase produces the protein MDYLQFHNLKAEFDSPIIVALDFPSEKHATPFIQQLNPNACKIKIGNELFTTTGRKFVESLVTQGFKVFLDLKYHDIPNTVQRACQVAADMGIWMVNVHTSGGTKMMEAAANGLANLQHKPLLIGVTILTSMDESDLKELGTHQPINEKILHLASLAQKSGLDGVVCSAHEVKQIKNQLGGAFVTVTPGIRLINSNKYDQKRIMTPKEAIQVGTDYMVIGRSITQAKNPLDIIYDINLTYQIIKQQSPIGNNIVKI, from the coding sequence ATGGACTATTTACAATTTCATAACTTGAAAGCTGAATTTGATTCCCCTATTATTGTCGCTCTGGACTTCCCTAGTGAGAAACATGCCACCCCCTTTATCCAACAACTTAATCCTAACGCTTGTAAAATAAAAATTGGAAATGAACTATTTACCACAACTGGTAGAAAATTTGTTGAATCACTTGTTACTCAGGGTTTTAAAGTTTTTCTGGATCTAAAATACCATGATATTCCTAATACAGTTCAACGTGCATGCCAGGTTGCAGCCGACATGGGTATATGGATGGTTAATGTACACACCAGTGGGGGAACAAAGATGATGGAAGCTGCCGCCAATGGTCTAGCCAATTTACAACATAAACCTTTATTAATAGGTGTCACTATCCTAACCAGTATGGACGAATCAGATTTAAAAGAATTAGGTACTCATCAACCGATCAATGAAAAAATATTACATTTGGCATCACTAGCTCAAAAATCTGGGTTAGATGGTGTTGTGTGCTCTGCTCATGAAGTTAAGCAAATAAAAAATCAACTAGGGGGGGCTTTTGTGACTGTAACACCTGGCATTCGTCTAATAAACTCAAATAAGTATGATCAAAAAAGAATTATGACCCCAAAAGAAGCAATTCAAGTTGGAACTGATTATATGGTTATTGGCCGTTCTATTACCCAAGCGAAAAATCCTCTTGATATCATCTATGATATCAATTTAACCTACCAAATAATCAAACAACAATCTCCGATTGGTAATAATATAGTAAAAATATGA
- a CDS encoding 3-oxoacyl-ACP reductase has product MVDKYVNWVSSGTGKKIAKKLGLPQPVKLKHYAPEKVNVGLNVLVGGFKNTPVLETLHKIVSDLPINTFVLENNQVYRKGLGGNMPIHDDKMKFHSLIFDASGIQNTQDLQSVRDFFNPFFRKINECGRIIVLAHNPDMCQDIESAMSNRSLVGFIKSLGKEVRRGIAVQIVYVTPDSVNNLQSTIEFLLSYKSAYVSGQVIKVHKAQVVQVDRNKPLLNKLALVTGASRGIGKSIAEVLARDGAKVVLLDIDSQRTALEELAKKLDGLCITLDITADNAPQVLSDFGKEHGGWDIIVHNAGITKDKMFVNMTAEIWNQVIHVNLTSQQRINALLLKEKAINPNGRIICVSSIAGIAGNAGQTNYATSKAGVIGMVEYTAKHLLTDGITINAVAPGFIETDMTAKIPFVIRETGRRLNAMSQGGLPIDVAETIAWYANPASSGLNGNIVRVCGLMMLGA; this is encoded by the coding sequence ATGGTAGATAAATATGTAAATTGGGTAAGTTCAGGAACAGGAAAGAAAATCGCTAAAAAATTAGGGTTACCTCAGCCTGTTAAATTAAAGCATTATGCTCCAGAAAAAGTTAATGTGGGGTTGAATGTGTTGGTGGGCGGATTTAAAAATACACCTGTTTTAGAAACATTGCATAAAATTGTTTCAGATTTGCCCATTAATACTTTTGTTTTAGAAAATAACCAAGTTTATCGTAAGGGCTTAGGTGGGAATATGCCCATTCATGATGATAAGATGAAATTTCACAGTTTGATTTTTGATGCAAGTGGCATACAGAATACACAGGATTTACAATCGGTACGTGATTTTTTTAATCCATTTTTTAGGAAAATCAATGAGTGTGGACGTATTATTGTACTAGCACATAACCCTGATATGTGCCAAGATATTGAATCTGCTATGTCTAACCGTTCATTGGTTGGATTTATTAAGTCATTGGGTAAAGAGGTTCGTCGTGGTATTGCTGTACAAATTGTGTATGTTACTCCGGACAGTGTGAACAATTTACAAAGTACAATCGAATTTTTACTTTCTTATAAATCAGCTTATGTTTCAGGGCAAGTGATAAAAGTACACAAAGCACAAGTCGTTCAAGTAGACAGAAATAAACCTTTACTGAATAAGTTAGCTCTTGTGACCGGTGCGAGTCGGGGAATTGGTAAATCTATCGCCGAGGTTTTAGCAAGAGATGGTGCTAAGGTTGTATTATTGGACATTGACTCACAAAGAACTGCATTGGAAGAGTTGGCGAAGAAGTTAGATGGTCTATGTATTACCCTTGATATTACAGCAGACAATGCCCCACAAGTATTATCTGATTTTGGTAAGGAACATGGGGGATGGGACATTATAGTGCATAATGCGGGAATTACAAAAGATAAGATGTTTGTCAATATGACAGCTGAAATATGGAATCAGGTTATCCATGTGAATTTAACATCACAGCAAAGAATTAATGCCCTGTTATTGAAAGAAAAGGCCATCAATCCAAATGGTCGAATTATTTGTGTATCTTCCATTGCGGGGATTGCAGGTAATGCAGGACAAACAAATTATGCTACTTCTAAGGCAGGTGTTATTGGAATGGTAGAGTATACAGCAAAACACTTGTTAACTGATGGCATCACAATCAATGCCGTGGCACCAGGATTTATAGAGACTGATATGACTGCGAAAATTCCATTTGTTATTCGTGAGACTGGACGTCGTTTAAATGCAATGAGTCAAGGTGGACTACCTATAGATGTGGCAGAAACAATTGCGTGGTATGCTAATCCTGCATCCTCAGGTTTAAATGGTAACATTGTACGTGTTTGTGGATTAATGATGTTAGGTGCTTAA
- a CDS encoding branched-chain amino acid transaminase: MSMEDRNGYIWYNGELVEWRSAQTHVLTHSLHYGMGVFEGVRAYQTDKGAAIFRLDDHTNRLFNSAKITRMNIGYSREEINQAHKDVVKANKYSSCYFRPLAFYGASRLGILPDESSVQVIVSAWEWGAYLGDEALENGITAKISSFCRMHVNSMMCKAKATGNYLNSIYAKKEAVREGYDEAILLDPQGYIAEGSGENIFLVSNGKLYTPSLVSALDGITRNTVIRLIQDLGLELIEKDITRDELYLADEIFFTGTAAEITPVSQLDGITVGNGKRGSITQQLQEAFFDVVAGKNEKYQHWLTYVD; the protein is encoded by the coding sequence ATGTCTATGGAAGATCGAAACGGCTATATTTGGTATAACGGGGAGTTGGTGGAATGGAGGTCAGCTCAAACACATGTTCTAACACATTCTTTGCATTATGGTATGGGAGTGTTTGAGGGGGTGAGAGCGTATCAAACAGATAAAGGTGCTGCCATTTTTAGATTAGACGATCATACTAATCGTCTATTTAATTCTGCAAAAATTACTAGAATGAATATAGGTTACTCCCGAGAAGAAATTAATCAAGCACATAAAGATGTAGTTAAAGCAAACAAATATAGTTCTTGCTATTTTAGGCCATTAGCGTTTTATGGTGCTTCTAGGCTTGGTATTTTACCAGATGAGAGTTCTGTTCAAGTTATTGTTTCTGCATGGGAGTGGGGTGCGTATCTGGGAGATGAAGCTTTAGAAAACGGGATTACTGCTAAAATTTCTAGCTTTTGTCGTATGCATGTCAATTCTATGATGTGTAAAGCCAAAGCAACCGGAAACTATCTGAATTCTATTTATGCTAAGAAGGAGGCAGTTAGAGAAGGTTATGATGAGGCAATTTTATTGGATCCTCAAGGCTATATAGCCGAAGGTTCTGGGGAAAATATATTCTTAGTTAGTAATGGTAAGCTTTACACACCTTCGTTAGTATCTGCTTTGGATGGTATTACGAGGAACACAGTGATTCGTTTAATACAAGACTTGGGACTTGAGCTGATTGAAAAAGATATTACTCGAGATGAGCTATACCTTGCTGATGAGATTTTTTTTACTGGTACTGCTGCAGAAATTACGCCTGTGAGTCAGTTGGACGGTATTACTGTTGGTAATGGCAAACGTGGTTCTATCACCCAGCAATTACAGGAAGCTTTTTTCGATGTGGTAGCAGGGAAAAATGAGAAATATCAACATTGGTTAACCTATGTTGACTAA
- a CDS encoding tetratricopeptide repeat protein → MENNTFIWLIPIILLPIFFSMGWLAARIDMRAVLKQAKSIPMKFYKSLDAIIDNKTNIAAETLQSIIDEQHEKGQQIRSYELGLTLGKLFRKRGENDKAIALHQKLLSLPNIPETKLQKIQFELGQDYQAAGLVNRAEKQFEDLLNSTFKQQASQILLDIYQQDRDWEKAIEMVSKFPQDGISQQFDLAQFYCELAQKALIESHLDQAHTYAKKALDINKKCTRTNIILGDIEFKRGNYANAIEAYTAIENQNYAYLTMVGEKIYDAYDAMHKAEEGLNLLIGYMNTFPQLNLTNLIYEKALLIWNLKKANEITANLIRINPNLEKIYLLTDIAMFEGDPTLKKDANIIKKILSNQISKSFMYQCKQCHFKSQVFFWRCPACGKWETFTPNRIEV, encoded by the coding sequence ATAGAAAATAATACTTTTATCTGGCTCATACCGATCATTTTATTGCCTATATTTTTCAGTATGGGCTGGCTAGCTGCTCGTATTGATATGAGAGCTGTATTAAAACAAGCTAAATCTATCCCTATGAAATTTTATAAAAGCTTGGATGCTATTATTGATAATAAAACTAATATTGCAGCGGAAACACTACAAAGTATTATCGACGAACAACATGAAAAAGGTCAACAAATCCGTTCTTACGAACTGGGCTTAACTTTAGGAAAACTCTTTCGTAAAAGAGGGGAAAACGACAAAGCCATCGCTTTGCATCAAAAACTTCTCTCTCTACCTAATATCCCTGAAACAAAATTACAGAAAATTCAATTTGAATTAGGTCAAGATTATCAAGCCGCGGGTTTAGTCAATCGTGCGGAAAAACAATTTGAAGACTTATTAAACAGTACTTTTAAACAACAAGCTAGTCAAATATTACTCGATATATACCAACAAGACAGAGATTGGGAAAAAGCCATTGAAATGGTATCTAAATTCCCCCAAGATGGAATTTCACAACAATTTGATTTAGCTCAATTTTACTGTGAATTAGCTCAAAAAGCACTGATTGAATCTCATCTGGATCAAGCACACACTTATGCTAAAAAAGCATTAGATATCAATAAAAAATGCACCCGAACTAATATTATTCTAGGTGATATAGAATTTAAACGAGGTAATTACGCTAATGCTATAGAAGCCTATACCGCTATTGAAAATCAAAATTATGCTTACCTTACCATGGTGGGAGAAAAAATTTATGATGCTTATGATGCCATGCATAAAGCAGAAGAAGGATTAAATTTATTAATTGGTTACATGAATACATTTCCCCAACTTAATTTAACCAATCTGATTTATGAGAAAGCATTACTCATATGGAACTTAAAAAAAGCGAATGAAATTACTGCCAACCTTATTCGAATTAATCCCAATCTAGAGAAAATATATCTTCTCACCGATATTGCTATGTTTGAGGGCGATCCTACCCTAAAAAAAGATGCTAATATTATAAAAAAAATACTTTCAAATCAGATTAGCAAATCTTTTATGTATCAATGCAAGCAATGCCATTTTAAATCACAAGTATTTTTTTGGCGTTGTCCTGCTTGTGGCAAATGGGAAACTTTTACGCCCAATAGAATAGAGGTGTAG
- the rfaE1 gene encoding D-glycero-beta-D-manno-heptose-7-phosphate kinase, with the protein MNTQLTQPGTTNWKQLVQKFTDVKVLIVGDVMLDKYWFGDTSRISPEAPVPIAKIEMTDLRAGGAANVARNIASLNGQASLLAITGNDYTASELESILRTENINTSFVKDPSIDTTIKLRVIARNQQLIRIDFENSPNINSVLQLKSRFEQSIKEYDIVILSDYDKGSLQHVAELIQIANAHNIPILVDPKGSDYTKYQYANMLTPNRQELRAVVGMWDNENELTEKAQKIRKYLNIDSLLLTRSEEGLSLYQEDRVVHQSTVAKEVFDVSGAGDTVIAVAALSLSSNLDNQQLMKIANTAAGIVVAKVGTATCSSQELIEKLT; encoded by the coding sequence ATGAATACACAATTAACCCAACCAGGAACTACCAACTGGAAACAATTAGTACAAAAATTCACGGATGTTAAAGTCCTGATTGTGGGTGATGTCATGTTGGACAAATACTGGTTTGGCGATACAAGTAGAATTTCACCAGAAGCCCCTGTGCCAATTGCCAAGATAGAAATGACAGATTTAAGGGCAGGTGGTGCTGCCAACGTCGCAAGAAATATAGCTAGTTTAAATGGTCAAGCATCTTTGCTTGCGATCACAGGAAATGACTACACTGCCAGTGAATTAGAATCTATCTTAAGAACAGAAAATATAAACACATCATTTGTCAAAGATCCTTCTATTGATACTACAATCAAGTTACGTGTCATCGCTAGAAATCAACAGTTAATTAGAATTGATTTCGAAAATAGCCCGAATATAAATAGCGTATTACAATTAAAAAGTCGATTTGAACAATCCATTAAAGAATATGATATTGTCATTCTATCAGACTATGATAAGGGTTCATTACAACACGTTGCTGAACTTATCCAGATTGCTAACGCCCATAATATACCGATATTAGTCGATCCGAAAGGTAGCGATTACACAAAATACCAATACGCGAATATGTTAACACCAAATCGTCAAGAATTACGTGCAGTAGTGGGCATGTGGGATAATGAAAATGAATTAACTGAAAAAGCACAAAAAATTAGAAAATATTTGAATATTGATTCTCTATTATTAACACGTAGTGAGGAAGGATTAAGTCTTTATCAAGAAGATCGGGTTGTCCACCAATCTACTGTTGCTAAAGAAGTATTTGACGTTTCAGGCGCTGGCGATACAGTTATTGCAGTTGCAGCATTATCTTTAAGTTCAAATCTAGATAATCAACAATTAATGAAAATAGCTAATACAGCTGCAGGAATTGTCGTTGCCAAAGTAGGTACTGCAACATGTAGTTCACAGGAACTAATTGAAAAACTCACATAA
- the smc gene encoding chromosome segregation protein SMC codes for MRLSQIKLSGFKSFPDNINISVQGNIVAVVGPNGCGKSNLIDAVRWVLGESSAKHLRGENMQDVLFNGTNNRKMVSRSSVELVFDNSKYSLKGAWGQYTEISVKRILTRQGDSSYWINNHKVRKKDITDLFLGTGLGARGYAVIEQGMISEIIEAKPESLRAYIDEVAGISKYKEQRKETENRLKLTQENLGRISDLKQELWNQCQKLGTQAKKAQKYQRIESELKYIQNMLVASQLRITLGKLEGYQQKQNQEKEKLLKIEQSIKSIKEDNYQIQLQEYDIQSKIDDIHQKISKINEEVIGLQTALKFKEKELFRIQTEKKNIHLELQELNKTIQDNESSLSQFNILLEEKELIFENLVSELSQLYTHLSKIEQHFEQQEILYNGVKSEIRHNKHTLQARNESLQRNFLEIQKLTEQLQRQEQKTQEKVLLDLTEYETKLKILLESLTEKTEHIDRLDKEYLNLQVSIKENNEQIHKHNDELIALDVELNILNQRLQRIKEKHNGFWNQFPELPSSPLCELLTIRDKWEKALSIYLGERLLARVCVIIPFIPTEIKNPAVWINQLPPEMSTSVTEDSIIQYVACNDEIMPLIKLWLGKVRCVNSLEEGLRKQSLLREGELFLTPDGIVVDKYAVYLEGENQEDLVLNLQNHLSVLNPKKEKLVQVITRYKQQLFELKKKQESLLAEKNQVQYQKEYIQDQLTKTKQVIVESKAKNELQQQFLKDVQAEIHNLKKQKELLQARQKELESEVSHVESILNQDNIRIIQIEKDYLYLKKSIKDGQQDLLICEKNKNQLELELTNLKNCIGNVSKNLNSARQKTIALTQKNEQLQVEDTLSIDDYQKRIIQLSDNKQRIDVILASLEEELQMLRTQKNAMQSSLAQKEIMKSVMERDIHAYELKIQQQTIYKNQYMETLQAKKLNVSELVALDDQNDYNVQELSDKVSLLTEQLKALGTVNLRAVGELTELEERYHLYRDQYEDVASSVTLLQEAIKKIDAETEVLFKETLEKVNAYMSDFFPKLLGGGEARLDLTSDNLLDTGLRLMVRPIGKKNLTIHLLSGGEKALTALSLVFSLFSLNPAPFCLLDEVDAPLDDVNIQKFSALVKEMSKTVQFLFISHNPLTMEMAEQLIGVTMQEKGVSRIVSVNMNDGFSIKQ; via the coding sequence ATGCGCCTTAGTCAAATTAAGCTTTCTGGATTTAAATCTTTCCCTGACAATATTAATATTTCTGTACAGGGTAATATTGTGGCAGTGGTAGGCCCTAATGGTTGTGGGAAAAGTAATTTAATTGACGCTGTTCGTTGGGTGTTGGGTGAATCTTCTGCCAAACATTTACGTGGTGAAAATATGCAGGATGTGCTTTTCAATGGTACCAATAATAGAAAAATGGTGTCTAGATCTTCTGTGGAATTAGTGTTTGATAATTCCAAATATTCTTTAAAGGGGGCATGGGGTCAGTATACAGAAATTTCAGTTAAGCGCATTCTTACTAGACAAGGGGATTCTAGCTACTGGATTAATAATCATAAAGTTCGAAAAAAAGATATTACTGATTTATTCTTAGGAACGGGGTTGGGGGCTAGGGGATATGCAGTGATTGAGCAAGGAATGATTTCCGAAATTATTGAGGCAAAACCAGAGTCTTTAAGAGCTTATATTGATGAAGTAGCAGGCATTTCAAAATATAAAGAACAAAGAAAAGAAACAGAGAATCGTTTAAAATTAACTCAAGAAAATTTAGGAAGAATTAGTGATTTAAAGCAGGAGCTATGGAACCAATGTCAAAAACTTGGTACTCAAGCTAAAAAAGCTCAAAAATATCAGAGGATTGAATCTGAATTAAAATATATTCAAAATATGTTAGTAGCCTCTCAGTTACGTATTACTTTGGGAAAGTTAGAAGGTTATCAACAGAAACAGAATCAAGAAAAGGAAAAACTACTCAAAATAGAGCAATCCATTAAATCAATAAAAGAAGATAATTATCAGATTCAGTTACAAGAGTATGATATACAATCAAAAATAGATGATATACATCAGAAAATATCAAAAATAAATGAAGAGGTTATTGGTTTACAGACAGCATTAAAATTTAAAGAAAAAGAATTATTTCGTATTCAAACAGAGAAAAAAAATATTCATTTGGAGTTGCAAGAATTAAACAAAACCATACAAGACAACGAGTCTAGTTTATCCCAATTCAATATTCTCTTAGAAGAAAAAGAGTTAATATTTGAAAACTTGGTCAGTGAATTAAGTCAATTATACACCCATTTGAGCAAGATTGAACAACATTTCGAGCAACAAGAGATTCTATATAATGGGGTAAAATCAGAAATTCGTCATAATAAACATACTTTACAGGCAAGGAATGAGTCTCTTCAAAGAAATTTTCTTGAAATACAAAAACTAACAGAACAATTACAACGCCAAGAGCAAAAAACACAAGAGAAAGTATTATTGGATTTAACTGAATATGAAACTAAGTTGAAAATATTATTAGAATCTTTGACAGAAAAGACAGAACATATAGATCGTCTAGACAAAGAATACTTGAATTTACAAGTCAGTATAAAAGAAAATAATGAGCAGATTCATAAACATAATGATGAATTAATTGCTTTGGACGTGGAATTAAATATTTTGAACCAACGTCTGCAAAGGATTAAAGAAAAACATAATGGTTTTTGGAATCAATTTCCCGAATTACCATCATCACCGTTGTGTGAACTTTTGACAATAAGGGATAAATGGGAAAAGGCTTTGAGTATTTATTTAGGTGAACGATTACTTGCTCGAGTATGTGTAATAATTCCCTTTATCCCAACTGAAATAAAAAACCCTGCTGTTTGGATTAATCAATTACCACCTGAAATGTCCACCTCGGTTACAGAAGACTCGATAATACAATATGTTGCTTGTAATGATGAAATAATGCCATTGATCAAGTTGTGGTTAGGAAAGGTTAGATGTGTTAACTCATTAGAAGAAGGATTACGAAAACAGTCTTTACTACGAGAGGGCGAATTATTTTTAACACCCGATGGAATCGTAGTTGATAAGTATGCTGTATATTTAGAAGGTGAAAATCAAGAAGACTTAGTTTTAAATTTGCAGAATCACTTAAGTGTATTGAATCCTAAAAAAGAGAAATTAGTACAGGTCATTACTCGTTATAAGCAACAATTGTTTGAACTCAAAAAGAAACAAGAGTCTTTATTAGCAGAGAAAAATCAAGTCCAATATCAAAAAGAATACATTCAAGATCAACTGACTAAAACCAAACAAGTGATCGTAGAAAGTAAAGCTAAAAATGAATTACAACAGCAGTTTCTAAAGGATGTACAAGCTGAAATACACAATTTAAAAAAACAAAAAGAATTATTACAAGCCAGACAAAAGGAATTAGAATCAGAAGTAAGTCATGTTGAAAGCATTTTAAATCAAGATAATATCAGAATTATCCAGATTGAAAAAGACTATTTATATTTAAAAAAGTCTATTAAGGATGGGCAACAAGATTTGTTAATATGCGAAAAAAACAAAAATCAGCTAGAGTTAGAATTGACGAACCTAAAAAATTGTATTGGAAATGTTAGTAAAAATTTAAATTCGGCCAGACAAAAAACCATTGCTCTTACCCAAAAAAATGAACAATTGCAGGTCGAGGATACTTTATCCATTGATGATTATCAAAAAAGAATTATACAATTATCTGATAATAAACAAAGGATCGATGTAATATTGGCTTCTCTAGAAGAAGAGCTCCAAATGTTACGTACTCAAAAGAATGCAATGCAATCATCTTTGGCGCAAAAAGAAATCATGAAAAGTGTTATGGAACGTGATATACATGCCTATGAGTTAAAAATTCAACAACAAACAATTTATAAAAATCAATACATGGAGACCTTGCAGGCAAAAAAACTGAATGTATCTGAGTTAGTGGCATTAGATGATCAAAATGATTATAATGTGCAGGAGTTATCCGATAAGGTCTCTTTACTAACGGAGCAGTTAAAAGCACTTGGTACAGTTAATTTAAGGGCTGTAGGTGAGCTAACAGAATTAGAAGAGCGTTATCATTTGTATCGTGATCAATACGAAGATGTCGCATCTTCAGTAACCCTTTTGCAAGAAGCAATTAAAAAGATTGATGCTGAAACTGAAGTTTTGTTTAAAGAAACTTTAGAGAAAGTTAATGCTTATATGAGTGATTTTTTTCCTAAGCTTTTAGGAGGAGGAGAGGCTCGATTAGATTTGACTTCTGATAATCTATTGGATACAGGTTTACGTTTAATGGTAAGGCCAATAGGTAAGAAAAATCTTACTATTCATTTGCTTTCAGGAGGTGAGAAAGCCTTAACAGCTTTGAGTTTAGTATTTTCATTATTTAGTCTAAATCCAGCACCATTCTGTTTGTTAGATGAAGTAGACGCCCCTTTGGATGATGTAAATATTCAAAAATTTAGTGCCTTAGTGAAAGAAATGTCAAAAACAGTGCAATTTTTATTTATTTCACATAACCCATTAACAATGGAGATGGCAGAGCAACTTATAGGGGTTACCATGCAAGAGAAGGGGGTATCAAGAATAGTTTCGGTGAATATGAACGATGGTTTTTCAATAAAACAATAA